GGTGGACGCCATCTCGGTGATCGCTTGAAACTCCGAAAAAAATTCTGGCCGATGTTGCATCAGGTACCGGACGATCCGGGCGTTCCCAAGAAGCTTTGCCAGATACCCCTTGATGACGGTCAGCTGCAGGTGGTCCTGGCCGTAGGAGTCTTGGATCGATGTGATGCCTTCCTGTAGCCGGGCCAGCTCGCGCTCCATTCGGGCCATGGCCTCCGGGGTGATACCCCTCATCTTCTTGGGTTTCTTGGTGTCCACCAGCTGTGCCTGTGGCGTTCCTGCAAGGATCGCTGAAATGTACGCCGGAGAGTAATTGTTCGCGTTCATCATCAGCTCGGCCGCCTCGATCTGGCGCATGGCTTTCATCTTGCGCAGGATTTCGAACATGGCGGTCGCGCAGTGTTTGTCCTTCAGGATGCCGCCGGCCTCTTCGCAGATCCCGTCGAGGAGCTTGGCCTTACGCACAATGCTGCGCGGATTGAGGTCGAGAGCCAGAGCGATCTTTTCCTCGGACACACCGCGCGCGATGGCCTTGCGGATCATCTTGTGCTCCTGGATGGGCGCAAGACGACTGATCCGCTTGTTGTAGGTGAAGGCCTCGTCGTCAGTTGAGATCAGACATTCGACCCGTTCGATGCCGAGATCCTTCAGCACCTCGATCCGGATATGCCCATCCAGCAGCATATAGGTGTCTTCCTCACCTGTGGATCTCGTGACCACCGGCGGCTCGACCAGGCCAACCTCTTTGATCGACGCGGTGATCTGGCGGTACTTGCGGCTGGATTTGACCGATGCGCTGAGGGCGCGCACGGGCAGGATGGACTCTACTACCACAGTGACGCAATCGCTCTCAAAACCGAGCGCAACCGCGTCCGGGGTTTTGCGCTTGCCCCGGCTCATTCGGCCGCTCCCGCATCCAGCGATTGCCCGAGATATGTCGGCAGGGTGTCCAGCCCCTCCGCGCGCAAGAGCGTCAGGAAGTGGTCATCATCGCGCAGCGAGCGAAACGCCTCCACGACAAACATCAGGCGGCCCTGCGTCAGCTCGGCCTTCTTGATCAGCACCTTCTGTCGCTCCGCTTCCTGTTGATAGGCATGCACAAGCGCGTCGCTGGTCAGGGGCCGCTTGGCGCCATCGCTTCTGCCGTATCGGTTTCGATGAAGGTGTGGACCCTGTGCGTCGCGCTGCTGGATGAGCCGACGCACGGCGGCCAGCTTCTTGCCGCGCAGTTTTTTCTGGGTGTAGGCGTCCATCAGAGCGCGCTGTCCGCCCTCGGCATCTGTCTTTGAAATGTCGATGGCGAGGTTCAGCGGCAGAAGGCCGGTTTCCACGGCCGAGACCAGCCGTTCTTCCCCGCGTTCCAGAAGCCCCGCGATCATGCC
The nucleotide sequence above comes from bacterium. Encoded proteins:
- a CDS encoding ParB N-terminal domain-containing protein translates to MSRGKRKTPDAVALGFESDCVTVVVESILPVRALSASVKSSRKYRQITASIKEVGLVEPPVVTRSTGEEDTYMLLDGHIRIEVLKDLGIERVECLISTDDEAFTYNKRISRLAPIQEHKMIRKAIARGVSEEKIALALDLNPRSIVRKAKLLDGICEEAGGILKDKHCATAMFEILRKMKAMRQIEAAELMMNANNYSPAYISAILAGTPQAQLVDTKKPKKMRGITPEAMARMERELARLQEGITSIQDSYGQDHLQLTVIKGYLAKLLGNARIVRYLMQHRPEFFSEFQAITEMASTPPTEAD
- a CDS encoding ParB N-terminal domain-containing protein, with product MPDDAQDITQKQVTLIPTDRIRILNPRVRNRRTFEEMVENIAKIGLKRPITVAQRAGTDPVGYDLVCGQGRLEAFMELQQDAIPAIIIDADESDCLVMSLVENCARRQHNPIDLMREIGNLRKRGYNDRQIANKIGVTPNYVGMIAGLLERGEERLVSAVETGLLPLNLAIDISKTDAEGGQRALMDAYTQKKLRGKKLAAVRRLIQQRDAQGPHLHRNRYGRSDGAKRPLTSDALVHAYQQEAERQKVLIKKAELTQGRLMFVVEAFRSLRDDDHFLTLLRAEGLDTLPTYLGQSLDAGAAE